Proteins from a genomic interval of Candidatus Babela massiliensis:
- a CDS encoding aminoglycoside phosphotransferase family protein, whose product MIDIMLVKQLVSSQFPRWKDLPISPVKVSGWDNRTFHLGKHMLVRMPSAEKYAIQVDKEHLWLPELAPFLPISIPVSLGLGKPEFGYPWNWSIYGWLEGETAVSGYIDNLCDFASQLAQFLIALQSIDSYGGPLPGPHNFYRGGSLEVYDTQTRQAISILKDKIDVNLAINVWGTALSISWNKLPVWIHGDVSPGNLLVLNGKLSAVIDFGMMGVGDPACDLVIAWTFFKGESREIFRKVLQMDSGTWARGRAWALWKALIVASGLTSTNAVEAAQAWRVINEVFEEYKREIYG is encoded by the coding sequence ATGATAGATATTATGCTTGTTAAGCAATTAGTTTCTTCTCAATTTCCAAGATGGAAAGATTTGCCTATTAGTCCGGTTAAGGTTAGTGGATGGGATAATCGAACATTTCATTTAGGTAAACACATGTTAGTTCGTATGCCTAGCGCTGAGAAATATGCTATACAAGTAGATAAAGAGCATCTATGGTTGCCCGAGTTAGCGCCATTTTTACCTATTTCAATCCCTGTGTCTTTAGGGCTTGGAAAGCCTGAGTTTGGTTATCCATGGAACTGGTCTATTTATGGTTGGCTTGAAGGAGAGACTGCAGTATCTGGATATATAGATAATTTATGTGATTTTGCCAGTCAACTTGCACAATTTTTGATTGCTCTTCAGAGTATAGATTCTTATGGAGGACCTTTGCCTGGACCTCATAATTTCTATAGAGGAGGTTCATTGGAAGTTTATGATACTCAGACTCGTCAAGCGATTTCTATTTTAAAAGATAAAATTGATGTTAACTTAGCAATTAATGTTTGGGGAACTGCACTTTCAATATCATGGAATAAATTGCCTGTATGGATACATGGTGATGTGAGCCCTGGCAATCTTCTTGTTTTAAATGGCAAGTTGAGTGCTGTTATTGATTTTGGAATGATGGGTGTAGGTGATCCTGCATGTGATTTGGTAATTGCTTGGACTTTCTTTAAAGGTGAAAGCCGTGAAATTTTTCGTAAAGTACTTCAGATGGATTCAGGAACTTGGGCACGAGGACGAGCTTGGGCTTTATGGAAAGCCTTAATTGTGGCATCAGGATTAACTAGTACAAATGCGGTAGAAGCAGCTCAAGCTTGGCGCGTTATTAATGAAGTATTTGAAGAATATAAGCGTGAAATTTATGGTTAA
- a CDS encoding DNA topology modulation protein, which yields MKNLKRIAIIGNAGSGKSTLAETLHQILKLPVYHLDKYFWKPNWIHPDLNEYRLIHDKICDQDKWIIDGNNLSVSEYRFKNADTIIFLNISRYKCIWRIIKRAFKYYGKATPTSADQCIENFFDLRFLNFLKWVWNFKKRNLNKIIELLAFYAKNKEIYILRSQYEIDEFIKKLSDY from the coding sequence ATGAAAAATCTAAAAAGAATAGCTATAATTGGAAATGCTGGCTCAGGTAAATCTACTTTAGCAGAAACTTTGCATCAAATTTTAAAACTTCCTGTTTATCATTTGGACAAATATTTTTGGAAACCAAATTGGATCCATCCAGATCTTAACGAATATAGATTAATTCATGACAAAATATGTGATCAAGATAAATGGATTATAGATGGCAATAATCTTTCTGTTTCTGAGTATCGATTTAAGAATGCTGATACTATAATATTTTTAAATATTTCTAGATATAAGTGTATTTGGCGAATAATAAAAAGAGCTTTTAAGTATTATGGAAAAGCAACTCCCACTAGTGCTGATCAATGTATTGAAAATTTTTTTGATTTAAGATTTTTAAACTTTTTGAAATGGGTATGGAATTTTAAAAAGCGTAATTTGAATAAAATTATAGAATTATTAGCTTTTTATGCTAAGAATAAAGAAATATATATTCTTAGATCTCAATATGAAATAGATGAATTTATTAAAAAGTTAAGTGATTATTAA
- a CDS encoding aminoglycoside 6-adenylyltransferase, with protein MEIGRNLIIALLYEQLKNNTNVYAFWLEGADASGLTDEYSDLDIWFDVEDGKENLIFSEIERILEKLGPLDFIYEQELPHDLIRHKVYHVKNTATTLLLDICIQSHSRKFFFTIDLPGEEVKIIFDKDNVIKFKEFDERQWNEFLEKRIYHLKNIFHQDSRVIKMIKRREFIDAFNFYYKFTLQPLTELLRIKYAPKKQMFLKYISQDLPEDLSKQLEDLYKINSLEEMFIKLTLAKKLFNNVLKDLI; from the coding sequence ATGGAGATTGGTCGTAATTTAATTATTGCATTATTATATGAACAGTTAAAAAATAATACTAATGTATATGCTTTTTGGCTTGAAGGAGCTGATGCTTCCGGCTTGACTGATGAATATTCAGATTTGGATATTTGGTTTGATGTAGAAGATGGAAAAGAAAATTTAATTTTTAGTGAAATCGAAAGAATTCTAGAAAAATTGGGACCATTAGATTTTATTTATGAGCAAGAACTGCCCCATGATTTAATTCGCCATAAGGTTTATCATGTTAAAAATACTGCTACTACTTTATTGTTGGACATTTGTATTCAAAGTCATAGCAGAAAGTTTTTCTTTACCATCGATTTGCCTGGGGAAGAAGTGAAAATTATTTTTGATAAAGATAACGTAATAAAGTTTAAAGAGTTTGATGAAAGACAATGGAATGAATTTTTAGAAAAGAGAATATATCATTTAAAAAACATTTTTCATCAAGACTCAAGAGTTATAAAAATGATTAAGCGTAGAGAATTTATCGATGCCTTTAACTTTTATTATAAGTTTACTCTTCAGCCCCTTACTGAACTTCTAAGAATAAAATATGCTCCTAAAAAGCAGATGTTTTTAAAATATATCTCACAAGATTTGCCAGAAGATTTATCAAAACAATTAGAAGATCTTTACAAGATAAATTCACTTGAAGAAATGTTTATAAAACTGACACTCGCAAAAAAATTATTTAATAATGTGCTTAAAGATTTAATTTAA
- a CDS encoding phosphotransferase family protein yields MKNTDKLIDIYRDKLDLQIAHFELIEHEDAMVAPVYKILKESGEQFILKICTNRKHYLREQIFLNYFFGQILVPKIIDFIDPENNIPGAILMEYINGSVMKITDFNATIAHQSGVILAKIHNNRTNGYGELIESSKLDSNPVQSFTLKFEEGLGECIGHLPNQLIEQVKSYFYQNINLLSLVDGPCIVHYDFRPGNIIVQNNKVLAIIDWSSSRSSFAEEDFCSFEHVEWLIDSNTKKEFLEGYASVRPIPNYSKVMPLLRISKAITSIGFIIKQGIFNNNRNRWYQLNLKFLKAFF; encoded by the coding sequence ATGAAAAACACCGATAAATTAATAGATATATATCGAGATAAATTAGATTTACAAATCGCCCATTTTGAACTTATTGAACATGAAGATGCTATGGTTGCACCTGTATATAAGATTCTAAAAGAAAGCGGCGAACAGTTTATTTTAAAAATATGTACGAATAGAAAGCATTATTTACGCGAACAAATATTCCTCAATTATTTTTTTGGACAAATTCTGGTACCTAAAATTATAGATTTTATTGATCCAGAAAATAATATTCCTGGAGCTATTCTTATGGAATATATAAATGGCTCAGTAATGAAAATAACCGATTTTAATGCGACAATTGCTCATCAATCAGGTGTAATACTTGCAAAAATTCATAATAATAGAACAAACGGTTATGGCGAATTGATTGAATCATCTAAATTAGATTCTAATCCAGTGCAGTCATTTACTCTTAAATTTGAAGAAGGATTAGGGGAATGTATTGGGCATCTGCCTAATCAACTTATTGAACAAGTTAAGAGCTACTTCTATCAAAATATAAATTTGCTTAGTTTGGTTGATGGTCCTTGTATAGTTCATTATGATTTTAGACCTGGAAATATCATCGTTCAAAATAATAAAGTTTTAGCGATTATTGATTGGTCATCTTCTCGTTCAAGCTTTGCTGAAGAAGATTTTTGTTCATTTGAGCATGTTGAATGGTTGATTGATTCAAACACAAAAAAAGAATTTCTAGAAGGCTATGCATCGGTAAGACCAATACCTAATTATTCAAAAGTTATGCCTCTTTTACGTATATCTAAAGCCATAACATCAATTGGTTTTATAATTAAACAAGGTATTTTTAACAACAATAGAAATAGATGGTATCAATTAAATTTAAAATTTTTGAAAGCTTTTTTCTAA
- a CDS encoding ankyrin repeat domain-containing protein yields MGQKEIVEILIRANANIDIRDVTGKTALIIAAMKKNNAHIIDALIKAGANTNCRDNSGRDYLYYKGLYQQNYQQEKMLRLITIEVPAILTRLFILWVLNKDPKKEEKNTDKSDKQENEDIEIKDIVSSNEQTNESVLFP; encoded by the coding sequence GTGGGCCAGAAAGAGATAGTAGAAATATTAATAAGAGCAAATGCTAATATTGATATTAGGGACGTGACTGGCAAAACAGCGTTGATAATAGCCGCCATGAAAAAAAATAATGCACATATAATAGATGCTTTGATAAAAGCAGGAGCTAATACTAATTGTAGAGATAATTCTGGAAGAGATTATTTATATTATAAAGGGCTTTATCAACAAAATTATCAACAAGAGAAAATGTTGCGCCTTATAACAATTGAGGTCCCTGCTATATTGACACGATTATTCATTTTATGGGTTTTGAATAAAGATCCAAAAAAAGAAGAGAAAAATACAGATAAAAGTGATAAGCAAGAAAATGAAGATATAGAAATTAAGGATATAGTTTCTTCTAATGAACAAACTAATGAAAGCGTTTTATTTCCTTAG
- a CDS encoding ankyrin repeat domain-containing protein, with amino-acid sequence MNRIKYLYIILSIVFWFNNITPMEQINCIESGYSQEGSLFLNLPIEAIMHIISQAIIQQVKEDLSKWNTIFEKPKINLESFKGFYATSQKSHNVFNDALSSTALNNHIEELKKEKFKELLISLEDIAKEEYKGLTIDELNRTLSNILKKYDLSKIDYEKICKLVLLGADINISANCMTPLICSLRQGDRDMVELLIKLGADVDATNEYGETALMLASKDGSNVNRSRS; translated from the coding sequence ATGAATAGAATAAAATATTTATACATAATATTATCGATTGTATTTTGGTTTAATAATATAACACCTATGGAACAGATAAATTGTATAGAGTCGGGATACAGTCAAGAGGGTTCTTTATTCTTAAATCTTCCTATAGAAGCGATTATGCATATAATAAGCCAGGCAATTATACAACAAGTAAAAGAAGATCTTAGTAAATGGAATACTATATTTGAAAAACCTAAAATTAATCTGGAAAGTTTTAAGGGTTTTTATGCAACGTCTCAAAAAAGCCATAATGTTTTTAACGATGCTTTATCATCAACAGCTTTAAACAATCATATTGAAGAATTAAAAAAAGAAAAATTTAAAGAATTACTTATATCTTTAGAAGATATAGCTAAAGAAGAGTATAAAGGTTTAACTATAGATGAGCTCAATAGAACTTTAAGTAATATATTAAAGAAATATGATTTATCAAAAATAGATTATGAGAAAATATGTAAGTTAGTACTTTTAGGTGCTGATATTAATATATCAGCAAATTGCATGACGCCACTAATCTGTTCATTAAGACAAGGTGATAGAGATATGGTAGAATTATTAATAAAATTAGGCGCTGACGTTGATGCTACAAATGAATATGGCGAAACGGCTTTAATGCTTGCATCTAAAGATGGTTCAAATGTTAATAGAAGCAGGAGCTGA
- a CDS encoding class I SAM-dependent methyltransferase translates to MSNQIYAYGKLCTLFYNATKTYAPEKEVNFYASFMNKNSRVLEAMSGSGRLQIPLIQLGFTVDGVDNSSVMLNSCRARCADLKLSPEIYEQSLENLDLPHKYQTVTIAVGSFQLIVDRKNALKSLQNIRFHMKDNGDLLIDIFVPDQNIDNRSIRIARVDDNTIIRLITRYVFNNQEKIADAFCLYELIKNGVIEEQENELMQVTWYSDNELKQLLNQAGFEVVKIYEETFRSSGPSRIVHAKPNL, encoded by the coding sequence ATGAGTAATCAAATTTATGCCTATGGCAAATTATGTACTTTATTTTATAATGCAACAAAGACTTATGCTCCAGAAAAAGAAGTAAATTTTTATGCTTCTTTTATGAATAAAAATAGTAGAGTGTTAGAAGCAATGTCAGGATCCGGTCGTTTGCAAATACCGCTTATTCAACTAGGTTTTACAGTTGATGGAGTTGATAACTCGTCTGTTATGCTTAATTCCTGTCGTGCCCGTTGTGCTGATTTAAAATTATCACCAGAAATTTATGAACAATCTTTAGAGAATTTAGATTTACCTCATAAGTATCAAACAGTTACAATAGCAGTAGGCTCTTTTCAACTTATTGTAGATCGTAAAAATGCTTTAAAAAGTCTCCAAAATATAAGATTTCACATGAAGGATAATGGTGATTTATTAATTGACATATTTGTGCCTGATCAAAATATAGACAATCGATCAATAAGAATAGCAAGAGTTGATGATAATACAATAATACGTTTAATAACAAGATATGTTTTTAATAATCAAGAGAAAATAGCAGATGCTTTCTGTTTATATGAGTTGATTAAAAATGGCGTTATAGAAGAACAAGAAAACGAACTGATGCAAGTAACTTGGTATAGTGATAATGAGTTAAAACAGTTACTTAATCAAGCAGGATTTGAAGTTGTCAAAATATATGAAGAAACTTTTAGAAGCAGTGGGCCCTCACGTATTGTACATGCAAAACCCAACTTATAA
- a CDS encoding branched-chain amino acid transaminase: protein MSLKDNKFVWLNGNMVDWDKATVHCLSHTLHYASGAFEGIRLYKTRYRSAIFRLDEHITRLIFSLSAFHVESPWSNAEIKQAIIDTIKVNNLLEGYIRPIFFFGPETVQVDPRNCSLNLAIIPVSLDLVPHNNCLRLTVSSFKRISNKATFVDRKLTGNYINSVLAGQEAKLKGFDDALMLDENNNIAECPIANFFIVSQGILKTPKLGSIFGGITRDSIIELAKNLNIKVLEIDLTLSDLEVTTEAFVSGTAMGVTQVSQIDDHKFLSCNEASITNNIRDSFFNLIFDEQEKYKNWFTFLPS from the coding sequence ATGAGTTTGAAAGATAATAAATTTGTTTGGTTAAACGGCAATATGGTTGATTGGGATAAAGCAACTGTTCATTGTTTATCGCATACGTTGCATTATGCAAGTGGAGCATTTGAAGGAATTAGGTTGTATAAAACAAGATATAGATCTGCTATATTTAGACTGGATGAACATATTACTAGATTAATCTTCTCTTTATCTGCTTTTCATGTTGAATCTCCTTGGTCTAACGCAGAAATTAAACAAGCTATTATAGATACTATAAAAGTAAATAATCTTTTAGAGGGTTATATAAGACCGATTTTCTTTTTTGGTCCTGAGACTGTTCAAGTTGATCCAAGAAATTGTTCTTTAAATTTAGCAATTATTCCTGTTTCTTTAGATTTAGTTCCTCATAATAATTGTTTAAGATTAACAGTTTCTTCTTTTAAGCGAATTAGCAATAAAGCAACTTTTGTTGATAGAAAATTAACAGGAAATTATATTAATTCAGTCTTAGCTGGACAAGAAGCTAAGCTAAAAGGTTTTGATGATGCATTGATGTTAGATGAAAATAATAATATAGCTGAATGTCCAATTGCTAATTTTTTTATTGTTTCTCAAGGTATCTTAAAAACTCCTAAACTTGGTTCAATATTTGGAGGTATTACTCGGGATTCTATTATTGAGCTTGCAAAAAATTTGAATATAAAAGTTTTAGAGATTGATTTAACTTTGAGTGATTTAGAAGTTACAACTGAAGCTTTTGTCTCAGGTACAGCAATGGGAGTAACTCAAGTTTCTCAAATAGATGATCATAAATTTTTAAGTTGTAATGAAGCTTCAATTACAAATAATATTAGAGATAGTTTTTTCAATTTGATATTTGATGAACAAGAGAAGTATAAAAATTGGTTTACTTTTCTTCCGAGTTAA
- a CDS encoding ankyrin repeat domain-containing protein — protein sequence MIKNKYIYSIFLLLIYLNSPVIANKETEQIKINKNRSILKKVPNELVVYFFKSLIQNYVNQWNNIFNFEQEFDKEALRKDIKSIRLTCIRFKTLLDEFLIKITLNSIHVHLYKLLDNEYKHLSIKQIKLNLIKLLSKVDINKEDLNEITKINIYGHFNIKIENLLYLAVKKNNINVINLLIIAGNNINKYLDNCLRNAAIHGHKEIIEKLLKLGANVNNKDINGHTALTWAIFHGQIKTVKVLIKNGANLNIRDKRKGYTPLIWAIRLSIGNKNQTMILIVKLLIEEGADFNLPDKKGYNALHYALDTRNYDIVKIIGRAKSDKLSKKIELLLNNIKIP from the coding sequence ATGATTAAAAATAAATATATATATTCAATATTTTTATTACTTATTTATTTAAATAGTCCTGTAATAGCAAATAAAGAGACAGAGCAAATAAAAATTAATAAAAATCGGTCTATCTTAAAAAAAGTTCCTAATGAATTAGTTGTATATTTTTTTAAATCATTAATACAAAATTACGTTAATCAATGGAATAATATATTTAATTTTGAACAAGAGTTCGATAAAGAAGCATTGAGAAAAGATATAAAAAGCATAAGATTAACTTGCATTAGATTCAAAACCTTATTAGACGAATTTTTAATAAAAATCACTCTAAATTCAATTCACGTCCACTTATATAAATTATTAGATAATGAATATAAACATTTATCAATAAAACAAATTAAGTTAAATTTAATAAAATTATTAAGTAAAGTTGATATAAATAAAGAAGATCTTAACGAAATAACTAAAATCAATATTTATGGTCATTTCAATATAAAAATTGAAAATTTATTATACTTAGCAGTAAAAAAAAACAACATAAACGTGATTAATCTTCTTATCATAGCAGGAAATAATATTAATAAGTATCTAGATAATTGTCTAAGAAATGCTGCTATACATGGACATAAGGAAATAATTGAAAAACTACTTAAATTAGGTGCCAATGTAAATAACAAAGATATTAATGGGCATACAGCTTTAACATGGGCAATATTTCATGGGCAAATCAAGACAGTTAAAGTACTCATTAAAAATGGAGCTAACCTAAATATTAGAGATAAAAGAAAAGGCTATACTCCATTAATTTGGGCAATTCGACTATCAATAGGCAACAAAAATCAAACTATGATATTAATAGTTAAATTACTTATTGAAGAAGGAGCAGACTTTAACTTACCTGATAAAAAAGGATATAATGCTTTACATTATGCTTTAGATACACGCAATTATGATATAGTTAAAATTATAGGTAGAGCAAAATCCGATAAATTATCTAAGAAAATTGAACTTTTATTAAACAATATTAAAATCCCATAA
- a CDS encoding metalloprotease family protein → MIIPGPIIALLTFPGVIVHEFAHKLFCDIFNVPVYYVNYFIPLSDQAGRVIHKNTDNFWTLFFISVAPLIVNSLLCMLFTFPFASTYFLGTDTVWYSNSTILNILITWLGYSIGFHAIPSNQDVKNLDKYAKNEFRQILIGLVQGLAYFSNLFGFIPAGLYALYISTLLPDILLTNFTF, encoded by the coding sequence ATGATAATTCCAGGACCTATAATAGCATTACTAACTTTTCCAGGAGTAATTGTACATGAATTTGCCCATAAATTATTTTGTGATATATTTAATGTCCCAGTTTATTATGTAAATTATTTTATACCATTGTCAGATCAGGCAGGAAGAGTGATACATAAAAATACAGATAATTTTTGGACTTTATTCTTTATATCAGTAGCTCCATTAATAGTAAACTCACTCTTATGCATGCTATTCACTTTTCCTTTTGCTTCTACATATTTTTTAGGCACTGACACTGTATGGTATAGTAATTCTACAATACTAAATATTCTAATAACTTGGCTAGGCTATTCGATTGGATTTCACGCTATTCCTAGTAATCAAGATGTCAAAAATTTAGATAAATACGCTAAAAATGAATTTCGTCAAATTTTAATAGGACTCGTGCAGGGACTAGCATATTTTTCAAACCTATTTGGCTTTATACCTGCAGGACTATATGCTCTTTATATATCAACCTTATTACCAGATATATTACTAACTAACTTTACGTTTTAA
- a CDS encoding ankyrin repeat domain-containing protein: MIKIVKYITLLLSFISISNNNLISMEMVEQESIILNCSNEIIFHIFSIIAQDAMSQSTDIISFYKNKDSLIKKINQLSSICSTFNNILKDDSFKNIIKNIVDNKLKILLASYKDSTKEELNQKLLNILEKSSDNNPNLFHEAIELIISGADVNTENYIGETTLTKLIISSIYGQNKINNKETIAKILIKNKANINTEKPDWGPILIIALNNNEIELAKILIESGADFNTKDYIEDSAIIIACKKGMEEIFNLLLSKNVNIETKDRHGHTGLVWAVRHGHKNIVKTLLDKKAKTKFNIDGISLIDLCKRYGPEYKIIEEMLLDYNNIMFNKNIIYYLGKINRANK, translated from the coding sequence ATGATTAAAATAGTAAAGTATATAACACTCTTATTATCCTTTATATCTATTTCAAATAATAACCTAATAAGTATGGAAATGGTTGAACAAGAATCAATTATATTAAACTGTTCTAACGAAATAATTTTTCATATCTTTTCCATAATAGCACAAGATGCAATGTCTCAATCTACTGATATAATCAGTTTTTATAAGAATAAAGACAGTCTAATAAAAAAAATCAATCAATTGAGTTCAATTTGTAGTACATTTAATAATATCTTAAAAGACGATTCTTTTAAAAATATCATAAAAAATATAGTCGATAATAAGTTAAAAATTTTACTAGCATCTTATAAAGATTCAACAAAAGAAGAGCTTAATCAAAAACTACTAAATATTTTGGAAAAAAGTTCTGATAATAACCCAAATTTATTTCATGAAGCAATAGAGCTAATAATATCAGGTGCTGATGTTAACACCGAAAATTATATTGGCGAAACTACTTTAACTAAACTTATAATATCCTCAATTTATGGACAAAATAAAATTAACAATAAAGAAACCATAGCTAAAATATTAATTAAAAATAAAGCAAATATAAATACCGAAAAACCTGATTGGGGACCTATTCTTATAATTGCTTTAAATAATAATGAAATAGAATTGGCAAAAATTCTTATAGAATCCGGTGCTGATTTCAATACCAAAGATTATATAGAAGATTCAGCTATAATAATTGCATGTAAAAAAGGTATGGAAGAAATATTTAATCTACTTTTAAGTAAAAATGTTAATATAGAAACAAAAGACCGTCATGGCCATACAGGTTTAGTTTGGGCAGTTCGACATGGGCATAAAAATATAGTTAAAACACTTCTTGATAAAAAAGCAAAAACAAAATTTAATATTGATGGCATCTCTTTAATTGATCTTTGCAAAAGATATGGCCCTGAATATAAAATAATAGAAGAAATGTTATTAGATTATAATAATATTATGTTTAATAAAAATATCATATATTATCTAGGGAAAATAAATAGAGCAAATAAATAA
- the acpP gene encoding acyl carrier protein — MSVDQNEKNEIRNKIVSLVSKQLNVPESSITADATIDSLGADSLDRVEIVMRLEEEFKLEINDEDAEKLNTIDDAVNYIYNLKHKSS, encoded by the coding sequence ATGTCAGTAGATCAAAATGAAAAAAATGAAATACGTAATAAAATAGTATCTCTTGTTTCTAAACAGCTAAATGTCCCTGAAAGTTCTATAACTGCTGATGCTACTATTGATAGTTTAGGAGCTGATTCTCTTGATAGAGTTGAAATTGTGATGCGACTTGAGGAAGAGTTTAAGCTAGAAATCAATGACGAAGATGCTGAGAAATTAAATACTATAGATGATGCGGTGAATTATATTTATAATTTAAAACACAAATCAAGTTAA
- a CDS encoding ACP S-malonyltransferase: protein MKVGMLFPGYGNQFVGMAKELYDNFRIMQEYFEEASHCLDSNFVKLCYASSDIELGKISNAYPSIFLLSTSIAIMLKDHFGIKVDKVAGHGLGEYSALCFSGGISFPDGLYLLKKLSDFYTKIKQQIDVKTVVIDGLSSRDVKKICKENSSQDNSAQISVYSKDSEHMVTGNTSAVEAVAKSASSKGADKVTKFNLEEALHNPLLREIFDQLKLYLTKVDFKDLLIPMISCINGKEVISAQSAQNLIMDLIIKPICWNNVLKQFSDMDIIIIPSPSKNFVSEIRNFYPNKAIIGIESLLDIDNLKAILEETINIDINDINNDNDSIINNLLGINNI, encoded by the coding sequence ATGAAAGTAGGAATGCTTTTTCCTGGTTATGGGAATCAATTTGTAGGTATGGCAAAAGAATTATATGATAATTTTCGAATAATGCAGGAGTATTTTGAAGAAGCTTCACATTGTTTAGATAGTAATTTTGTAAAACTTTGCTATGCCTCATCAGATATAGAATTAGGTAAGATTTCAAATGCTTATCCTTCTATATTTCTTTTAAGTACTTCTATTGCTATTATGCTCAAAGATCACTTTGGTATAAAAGTTGATAAGGTAGCAGGTCATGGATTGGGGGAATATAGTGCGCTATGTTTTTCAGGAGGAATAAGCTTTCCTGATGGTCTTTATCTTTTGAAAAAGCTTTCTGACTTTTATACAAAAATTAAGCAGCAGATAGATGTTAAAACTGTAGTAATAGATGGTTTATCTTCTCGCGATGTAAAAAAGATCTGTAAAGAAAATAGCTCTCAAGATAATTCTGCTCAAATTTCAGTCTATTCAAAGGATAGCGAGCATATGGTAACAGGCAATACTAGTGCAGTAGAGGCTGTAGCAAAATCTGCTTCTTCCAAGGGTGCTGATAAAGTTACTAAATTTAATTTGGAAGAGGCTTTACATAATCCTCTTTTGAGAGAAATTTTTGATCAGCTTAAGTTATATTTAACCAAGGTTGATTTTAAAGATCTTTTGATACCGATGATTTCATGTATAAATGGTAAAGAAGTGATTTCTGCTCAATCAGCACAAAATCTTATAATGGATTTAATAATTAAGCCAATTTGCTGGAATAATGTCTTAAAACAGTTTAGTGATATGGACATAATTATTATACCTTCACCTTCAAAAAATTTTGTTTCAGAAATAAGAAATTTTTATCCCAATAAGGCAATTATAGGTATAGAAAGTTTATTAGATATTGATAATTTAAAGGCAATATTAGAAGAAACTATAAATATTGATATTAATGATATTAATAATGATAATGATAGTATAATAAATAATTTATTAGGAATTAATAATATATAG